One Thalassotalea sediminis DNA segment encodes these proteins:
- a CDS encoding HD-GYP domain-containing protein, giving the protein MNKKTTTNTFNKIPLANLRLGMYVVSVTDNNNTEFKSEGYISTQESISQLEKAQITYVTVDTKKEKAVEQVDRVLSEITVTKAKAEQRKKPEITIDQEMRKANKLYNSARDLQKHILSSVKLNKSLQIVDIGDTTDSLVDSVYRNQDALSCLTRLQSKDSYLFEHSLNVAILMSIFAKYLGLDKRIIQQLTLGAFLHDIGKVLLPNDILLKRSTLTKKEENIMRSHVALGLKLLEDSPEISHIAMQMVAEHHERLDGSGYPKGLKGKEISKYGKMIAIVDSYDAMTCERPYKSAVSPISAFKTLVAESPLKYDEELVEKFIQCLGVYPVGTLVKLNSGKLGLISKLNKRKPLHPFVKVFYNTRLNQAISIEELDLSNSKYKDQIDCCIKPEDFNINLLGFFKNAFID; this is encoded by the coding sequence ATGAACAAAAAAACAACAACCAATACATTTAACAAAATACCACTAGCGAACCTTAGACTCGGCATGTACGTTGTTTCTGTTACCGACAACAACAACACAGAGTTTAAATCTGAAGGTTACATCTCCACACAAGAAAGCATCTCACAACTCGAAAAAGCCCAAATAACCTATGTTACGGTCGATACCAAGAAAGAAAAAGCAGTAGAGCAAGTTGATCGCGTACTCAGCGAGATAACGGTAACAAAAGCAAAGGCTGAACAACGAAAAAAGCCTGAAATTACGATAGATCAAGAAATGCGCAAAGCAAATAAGCTTTACAATAGTGCGCGAGATTTACAAAAACACATTTTATCCTCAGTTAAGTTAAATAAGTCATTACAAATTGTCGATATTGGCGATACCACCGATTCACTGGTTGACTCCGTTTATCGCAACCAAGATGCCCTAAGCTGCTTAACACGTTTACAATCTAAAGATTCATATTTGTTCGAGCATTCTCTTAATGTTGCAATTTTAATGTCAATTTTCGCTAAGTATTTAGGGCTCGATAAAAGAATTATACAGCAGCTTACCTTAGGTGCATTTCTGCATGATATTGGCAAGGTTTTACTGCCAAATGACATACTACTTAAGCGTTCAACGCTAACAAAGAAAGAAGAAAATATAATGCGTAGTCATGTAGCGTTGGGCCTAAAACTCTTAGAAGATAGTCCTGAAATTTCACATATTGCTATGCAGATGGTGGCTGAACATCATGAACGATTAGATGGTAGCGGCTACCCTAAAGGGTTAAAAGGTAAAGAAATTTCTAAATACGGTAAAATGATAGCAATTGTTGATAGTTATGACGCAATGACATGTGAACGTCCATATAAATCAGCTGTCTCACCTATTTCGGCTTTTAAAACCTTAGTTGCTGAGTCCCCACTAAAATATGACGAAGAATTAGTTGAAAAATTTATCCAATGCTTAGGCGTATATCCGGTAGGCACATTGGTGAAATTAAACAGTGGTAAGCTCGGATTGATCAGTAAACTTAACAAACGTAAGCCATTACACCCTTTCGTAAAGGTTTTCTACAATACAAGATTAAACCAAGCAATTTCTATAGAAGAGTTAGATCTTTCTAACAGTAAATATAAAGATCAAATCGATTGCTGTATTAAGCCAGAAGATTTTAACATAAACCTATTAGGCTTTTTCAAAAACGCCTTTATTGACTAA
- the leuD gene encoding 3-isopropylmalate dehydratase small subunit yields MEKFTTHTGLVVPLDAANVDTDQIIPKQFLQKTERIGFGQHLFHDWRYIDAEGKQDNPDFILNDPIYNDASILLTRENFGCGSSREHAPWAIQEYGFKVIIAPSFADIFYGNCINIGVLPIMLPEAQINALFAQADNANLTLEVDLLNNKIFAQGTTYTFSLDKFHQYCLEEGIDSVGWTLNKLEKIEAFEANMPAWQ; encoded by the coding sequence ATGGAAAAATTTACAACACATACAGGATTAGTCGTTCCTCTAGATGCCGCAAATGTAGATACCGACCAAATAATTCCTAAGCAGTTTTTACAAAAAACAGAACGTATCGGATTCGGGCAACACCTGTTTCATGATTGGCGCTATATTGATGCTGAAGGGAAACAAGACAACCCTGATTTTATCTTGAATGATCCTATTTATAATGATGCGAGCATTTTATTAACTAGAGAAAATTTTGGCTGTGGCTCTAGTAGAGAGCATGCGCCATGGGCGATTCAAGAATATGGTTTTAAAGTTATTATTGCACCGAGCTTTGCCGATATCTTTTATGGCAACTGCATCAACATTGGAGTATTGCCAATTATGTTGCCTGAAGCACAAATAAACGCATTATTTGCCCAAGCAGATAATGCTAATTTAACGTTAGAAGTTGATTTACTTAACAACAAAATATTCGCTCAAGGCACTACATATACATTTTCGTTGGATAAATTCCACCAATATTGTCTGGAAGAAGGCATTGATAGTGTGGGATGGACACTAAACAAACTAGAGAAAATAGAAGCGTTTGAAGCAAATATGCCTGCATGGCAATAA
- the leuC gene encoding 3-isopropylmalate dehydratase large subunit, with protein sequence MANTLYDKLWQNHLVEEKQGETPLLYVDRHLIHEVTSPQAFANLRFHNRKLRCPERTIATMDHNISTRSIEISAAGEGAANQLRTLEKNCKEFGIELFGMGHKNQGIVHVMGPELGLTIPGTIIVCGDSHTATHGAFGALAFGIGTSEVEHVFATQTLRQTKAKTMKIEVKGNVGPGISAKDIILAIIGKTGSAGATGYVVEYCGEAIEALSMEERMTICNMSIEFGAKAGLIAPDQKTFDYVEGREYAPKGELWQQALADWKQLKSDDDAIFDATLTLEGKDIKAQVTWGTTPGQVIEVDAVVPSPTDFSDPVERDSCEKALQYMGLSAGTKITDIKVNNVFIGSCTNSRIEDLRAAASIVERYMEKGMKCNDSVTAIVVPGSYRVKEQAENEGLDKVFTNAGFEWRLPGCSMCLGMNDDKLNAGDRCASTSNRNFEGRQGRGSRTHLVSPEMAAAAAIEGHFVDLNA encoded by the coding sequence ATGGCAAACACATTATATGATAAATTATGGCAGAACCATCTTGTTGAAGAAAAGCAAGGTGAAACACCTTTACTGTATGTAGACCGTCACTTAATCCATGAAGTTACTTCTCCACAAGCTTTTGCAAATTTACGCTTTCACAACCGAAAATTAAGGTGTCCAGAGCGTACAATCGCAACCATGGATCATAATATTTCTACTCGTTCCATTGAAATATCAGCCGCAGGCGAAGGTGCAGCTAACCAATTGCGTACATTAGAAAAGAACTGTAAAGAATTTGGCATCGAACTTTTCGGTATGGGACATAAAAACCAAGGTATTGTCCATGTTATGGGGCCTGAACTGGGTTTAACTATACCTGGAACCATTATTGTCTGCGGCGACTCTCACACAGCAACACACGGCGCATTTGGCGCATTGGCTTTTGGTATTGGTACCTCAGAAGTAGAGCATGTGTTTGCAACACAAACTTTACGCCAAACAAAAGCTAAAACGATGAAAATAGAAGTAAAAGGCAACGTTGGACCAGGCATCAGTGCAAAAGACATTATTCTGGCTATTATTGGCAAAACAGGTAGCGCTGGTGCAACTGGTTATGTTGTTGAGTACTGTGGTGAAGCAATAGAAGCACTTTCGATGGAAGAGCGCATGACCATATGTAATATGAGCATTGAATTTGGCGCAAAAGCTGGGCTAATAGCACCAGATCAAAAAACGTTTGATTACGTAGAAGGTCGAGAATACGCGCCTAAAGGCGAGTTATGGCAACAGGCATTAGCAGACTGGAAACAACTTAAAAGTGATGATGACGCCATTTTTGATGCGACCTTAACGTTAGAAGGGAAAGACATCAAAGCACAAGTAACGTGGGGAACAACACCTGGACAAGTTATAGAAGTTGATGCCGTGGTACCATCTCCAACAGATTTCTCAGATCCGGTAGAGCGTGACTCTTGTGAAAAAGCGTTACAATATATGGGTTTGAGCGCAGGCACAAAAATCACAGATATTAAAGTCAATAATGTCTTTATCGGCTCTTGTACGAATTCCAGAATAGAAGATTTACGTGCTGCTGCATCAATTGTTGAACGCTATATGGAAAAAGGTATGAAATGTAATGATTCCGTTACTGCTATCGTAGTACCGGGTTCATATCGCGTTAAGGAACAAGCTGAAAACGAAGGACTAGACAAAGTTTTCACTAACGCTGGCTTTGAATGGCGTTTACCTGGATGCTCAATGTGCTTAGGCATGAATGACGACAAACTTAACGCCGGTGATCGTTGCGCTTCTACAAGTAATCGCAACTTTGAAGGTCGTCAAGGTAGAGGCAGCCGTACGCATTTGGTAAGCCCTGAAATGGCAGCAGCAGCTGCGATAGAAGGCCACTTTGTTGATTTAAACGCTTAA
- the leuB gene encoding 3-isopropylmalate dehydrogenase, producing the protein MSNIAILAGDGIGPEVMNEAVKVMSVAADKFNFTLSFNKFDVGGCAIDNHGTALPNATIEGCEQAEAILFGSVGGPKWESLPPTEQPERASLLGLRGHFGLFCNMRPAQLQPAMSNLSPLRADISSAGFDILVMRELTGGIYFGEPKGRKNAGTEDEAGFDTMIYSKAEITRITKLAFEAAKKRNNKVTSIDKANVLATSQLWREVVNDVAKSYPEVSLEHMYVDNAAMQLVKNPAQFDVMLCSNLFGDILSDICAMITGSMGLLPSASLNEQGFGMYEPAGGSAPDIAGQGIANPIAQILSAALLLRYSLHQDEAATAIEKAVATALDNGNFTRDLLTAEQAHQAKSTSEMGDIICQLIKEN; encoded by the coding sequence ATGTCAAATATAGCAATACTAGCCGGTGATGGTATCGGCCCTGAGGTAATGAATGAGGCGGTAAAGGTAATGTCTGTTGCCGCAGATAAATTTAATTTTACGCTTTCTTTTAATAAGTTCGATGTAGGTGGTTGTGCGATCGATAATCATGGTACTGCACTACCTAATGCAACTATTGAAGGTTGTGAACAAGCAGAAGCTATTTTGTTCGGTTCTGTAGGAGGGCCAAAATGGGAAAGCCTTCCCCCTACGGAACAACCAGAACGTGCTTCATTGTTAGGGTTACGTGGACATTTTGGGTTATTCTGCAATATGCGCCCAGCACAACTACAACCAGCAATGTCTAATTTGTCGCCATTACGTGCTGATATTTCTTCTGCTGGTTTTGATATTTTAGTGATGCGTGAACTAACCGGCGGTATTTACTTTGGAGAACCTAAAGGGCGCAAAAATGCGGGCACTGAAGACGAAGCCGGCTTTGATACCATGATTTACTCAAAAGCTGAAATTACGCGCATTACTAAATTAGCATTTGAAGCTGCAAAAAAACGAAACAATAAAGTAACATCTATTGATAAAGCCAATGTACTTGCGACTTCACAGTTATGGCGAGAAGTCGTTAATGACGTAGCTAAAAGTTACCCTGAGGTTAGCTTAGAACACATGTATGTTGACAATGCTGCAATGCAATTAGTGAAAAACCCTGCGCAATTTGATGTCATGTTATGTTCAAACCTATTTGGTGACATATTGTCAGATATTTGTGCAATGATAACAGGCTCAATGGGATTGTTACCTTCGGCAAGCTTAAATGAACAAGGTTTTGGTATGTACGAACCTGCAGGCGGCAGTGCCCCTGATATAGCAGGTCAAGGCATTGCTAACCCAATTGCACAAATATTATCGGCAGCACTTTTACTTCGATACAGTCTACATCAAGATGAAGCCGCAACAGCAATTGAGAAGGCAGTAGCTACAGCGTTAGATAATGGCAATTTCACCAGAGACCTATTAACAGCAGAGCAAGCACACCAAGCAAAATCAACAAGTGAAATGGGCGATATTATTTGCCAATTAATTAAGGAGAACTAA
- the leuA gene encoding 2-isopropylmalate synthase, with the protein MDNQVIIFDTTLRDGEQALTASLSVHEKLQIAQAIERLGVDIIEAGFPVSSPGDFHSVQQIAKHVKNSIVCGLARAVEADIQACGDALGVAEQFRIHTFISTSDVHVQQKLRKGFDDVEAMAINAVKFARKFTDDVEFSCEDAGRTPIDNLCRMVESAIKAGATTVNIPDTVGYTLPNEFGGIITQLFNRVPNIDQAVISVHCHNDLGLAVANSISAVQAGARQIESTINGIGERAGNCSLEEVAMIMKTRQDLLGVRTNINHQEIARTSKLVSQLCNMPVQANKAIVGSNAFSHSSGIHQDGMLKASNTYEIMTPESVGIAKTKLNLTSRSGRHVIKHRMESLGYKESDYNLDDLYKDFLALADKKGQVFDDDLEALLFNIQQQDKKDFYTLASINVQSGGREYATAGIKLITGENSQITSATGNGPVDALYQAIKQAVDLDFEVTDYKISNKGSGEDGLGQAHLVVSWQNRNFHGYGLATDVIEASGQALIHCLNSINRAITIAEIKEQKKINE; encoded by the coding sequence ATGGACAACCAAGTTATCATATTCGACACCACATTACGTGACGGAGAGCAGGCATTAACCGCAAGTTTATCTGTTCACGAAAAACTACAAATTGCGCAAGCAATTGAGCGCCTTGGTGTTGATATTATAGAAGCGGGTTTTCCGGTTTCATCACCAGGTGACTTTCACTCCGTACAGCAAATCGCTAAGCATGTAAAAAATTCAATCGTCTGCGGTTTGGCACGTGCAGTAGAGGCCGATATTCAAGCTTGTGGTGATGCTTTGGGCGTAGCTGAACAGTTTCGCATTCATACCTTTATTTCAACGTCAGATGTTCACGTGCAGCAGAAGCTTCGTAAAGGCTTTGATGACGTAGAAGCCATGGCAATAAATGCGGTCAAATTTGCGAGAAAATTTACTGATGATGTTGAATTTTCCTGTGAAGACGCCGGCAGAACGCCTATTGATAACCTATGCCGCATGGTTGAAAGTGCCATTAAAGCAGGTGCTACAACCGTAAATATCCCAGATACCGTTGGCTACACGCTACCTAATGAATTTGGCGGAATTATTACCCAATTATTTAATCGCGTGCCTAACATAGACCAAGCCGTTATTTCTGTACACTGCCACAATGATTTAGGATTAGCTGTTGCAAACTCCATTTCGGCTGTACAGGCAGGTGCCAGACAAATAGAAAGTACGATTAATGGCATTGGTGAACGCGCAGGCAACTGTTCATTAGAAGAAGTTGCAATGATAATGAAAACACGACAAGACTTACTTGGCGTAAGAACGAATATTAATCATCAAGAAATCGCACGCACGTCGAAATTAGTGAGTCAATTATGCAATATGCCCGTTCAAGCTAATAAAGCAATAGTTGGAAGTAATGCGTTTAGCCATTCTTCAGGAATACATCAAGATGGTATGCTTAAAGCATCGAATACCTATGAGATCATGACCCCTGAAAGCGTTGGCATCGCAAAAACAAAACTTAATTTAACCTCTCGTAGCGGAAGACACGTAATTAAACACCGTATGGAAAGCTTAGGATATAAAGAGTCCGATTATAATTTAGATGATTTATACAAAGACTTTTTAGCCTTAGCAGACAAAAAAGGTCAAGTGTTTGATGACGATTTAGAAGCCCTTTTATTCAATATTCAACAACAAGATAAGAAAGATTTCTACACATTAGCTTCCATCAACGTGCAGTCTGGCGGTAGAGAATATGCAACCGCAGGCATTAAATTAATTACCGGAGAAAATAGTCAAATAACCTCAGCTACAGGTAATGGCCCTGTCGATGCGTTATATCAAGCAATCAAACAAGCTGTAGATTTAGACTTTGAAGTAACAGATTACAAAATATCAAATAAAGGCTCAGGTGAAGATGGCTTAGGCCAAGCGCATTTAGTTGTTTCGTGGCAAAACAGAAACTTCCATGGTTACGGTTTAGCAACTGACGTAATTGAAGCTTCTGGTCAGGCGTTAATCCATTGCTTAAATAGTATAAACCGAGCAATCACCATTGCGGAAATTAAAGAGCAGAAAAAAATAAACGAATAA
- a CDS encoding CDP-glycerol glycerophosphotransferase family protein has protein sequence MSKRRYLFYISQNYSFEILRPLQSEIIRQGSEVHWFVAGNKINFDFFNDDEKILTNVSAVIEYNPDACFVPGNVIPSFIPGIKVQVFHGLEWKKKGHFVIRDCFDLYCTHGEVTTSRFNKLAQKHKSFDVVETGWPKLDTLFNASVIKHFENSNPTILYAPTFSPSLTSAPILYEKIKSLSEKSHYNWLIKFHPKMADKYIADYSGISSENLKIIDTDNINVLLQSANMLISDTSSVIGEFSLLSKPVITLNNSAPGEYLIDIQSADQLDDAIKLALNPTSQLKNSIQAYAEELHPYTDGRSSARILQAVESILINGKKAPKKLPLNIIRNFKQRKKLNYWRF, from the coding sequence ATGTCCAAAAGAAGATATTTATTTTATATCTCACAAAATTACTCGTTTGAGATATTACGCCCTTTACAGTCTGAAATTATTCGCCAAGGCTCAGAAGTACACTGGTTTGTTGCTGGTAACAAAATTAACTTCGATTTTTTTAACGACGATGAAAAAATACTGACTAATGTTTCAGCAGTCATAGAATACAACCCTGATGCCTGTTTTGTGCCAGGAAATGTTATCCCGAGTTTTATTCCTGGGATAAAAGTACAAGTTTTTCATGGTTTAGAGTGGAAGAAAAAGGGTCACTTTGTAATTCGAGACTGTTTTGACCTCTACTGCACTCACGGTGAGGTTACAACGTCTAGGTTTAATAAATTAGCGCAGAAACATAAATCTTTCGATGTCGTTGAAACAGGTTGGCCCAAACTAGACACTCTCTTCAATGCATCAGTAATAAAGCATTTTGAAAATAGCAACCCAACCATTTTATATGCGCCAACTTTTTCTCCTTCGTTAACGTCAGCGCCAATTTTGTACGAAAAAATCAAATCACTAAGTGAAAAGAGTCATTACAATTGGTTAATAAAATTTCACCCCAAAATGGCTGATAAATACATTGCTGATTACAGTGGCATCAGCTCAGAAAATTTGAAAATTATTGACACCGATAATATTAATGTACTGCTGCAATCGGCCAACATGCTCATTTCAGATACATCTTCTGTAATAGGCGAATTTTCTTTACTTAGTAAACCGGTTATAACACTTAATAATAGCGCTCCAGGAGAATATTTAATTGATATTCAATCAGCCGATCAATTAGACGACGCTATAAAGCTTGCTTTAAACCCTACCAGTCAACTCAAAAACTCTATTCAAGCCTATGCTGAGGAACTTCACCCTTATACAGATGGGCGTTCTTCTGCACGCATATTGCAGGCAGTTGAATCAATACTCATCAATGGAAAAAAGGCACCTAAAAAGTTACCACTAAATATAATCCGAAACTTTAAACAACGAAAAAAACTGAATTATTGGCGCTTTTGA
- a CDS encoding adenylyltransferase/cytidyltransferase family protein has protein sequence MRVITFGTFDVFHVGHVNILERAKDQGNHLIVGVSSDQLSKIKKQRYPIYSQEDRIHIISALDCVDEVFIEESLELKAEYIKTHKADILVMGDDWHGKFDHLSNLCQIIYLPRTPSISTTEIIEIVKTDRT, from the coding sequence ATGCGGGTAATAACTTTTGGCACATTCGATGTATTTCATGTCGGCCATGTAAACATTCTAGAGCGCGCAAAAGACCAAGGTAATCATCTCATCGTTGGGGTGTCTTCTGACCAACTTAGCAAGATTAAAAAGCAACGTTATCCCATTTATTCACAAGAAGATCGCATACATATTATTAGCGCATTAGACTGTGTTGATGAAGTATTTATTGAAGAGTCTCTAGAACTAAAAGCAGAATACATCAAAACTCATAAGGCAGATATATTAGTGATGGGTGATGACTGGCACGGTAAATTTGACCATTTGAGCAACCTTTGTCAAATTATCTATCTACCGAGGACACCATCCATATCGACGACTGAAATTATTGAAATTGTAAAAACAGATCGCACTTAA